ACTGCGGCAGCTCGGAGAGGAATTCGGCCAACGGGAGGACATGCTGTTCGGCCACTGACAAGGCCTGCAGCGGGGTGCCGTCGTCATGTGTCCGGAAACCGCGCTCGCGGATCTGCCGGTACGGGACCAGCGCGAGCAGGTCGTGCACCGGGGTGCCGCCGGCCGGGACGCCGTTGCGTACCGGGAGGTCGGCGAGGTGTTCGTAGCTGTCGACGGTGCCCAGCAGCACCTCGACGGTGTCCGGCGTGAGCCGCGGGGTGCGGCGGTGCAGCAGGGCGAATGCCGGGGCGTTCGGGGAGGTGAGACGGGTGAGCAGGTCGGCGGTCGTGGTCACTGGTACGGCTTCCTTCCGAGTAGCTGATCAGGGCTGTGCTCGATCCGCTCCGGGAGGGTGGCCGTCTGCCGAGATGCCGACGGCCGCCCCTCCGGGGCGGCCGTCGTGTCGTCTCAGGAACGCGCGATCGGTGGGCCGCCCTCGGGGGAGGCCCACCACCAGGAGGAGTTGTGGTGCGCGTGCATGTGTTCGACAGTAGCGGATCCGGTGGGGCTGGTGGGGCCGATCACGTCAGATGTCCGAGATGCGTCTCACCCATCGGGCAATGGTCACGATTCGCTCGCGTCACCCCGTAGCCTTGCCGTGTGACCGCTACGACTGAGACATCGAGGGCTGCCCACTCCTGGCAGTCCCTGCCCGCGGCGCAGCAGCCTGAATGGCCGGACCAAGAGGCTCTGCGCAAGACCCTTGCCGAGCTCGCCTCGTATCCGCCGCTCGTGTTCGCCGGTGAGTGCGACCAGCTGCGTGCCCGGCTCGGAGCCGTGGCCCGCGGGGAGGCGTTCCTCCTCCAGGGTGGTGACTGTGCCGAGGCCTTCGACGGTGTTTCGGCGGAGCACATCCGCAACAAGCTGAAGACCCTGCTGCAGATGGCCGCCGTGCTGACGTACGCGGCCTCGGTGCCCGTGGTGAAGGTCGGCCGCATCGCCGGTCAGTACTCCAAGCCGCGCTCCAAGTCGACCGAGACCCGCGACGGCGTGACCCTGCCGGTCTACCGCGGCGACTCGGTGAACGGCTTCGAGTTCACCCCCGAGTCCCGGATCCCGGACCCGGAGCGCCTGAAGCGGATGTACAACGCGTCCGCCGCGACACTCAACCTGGTGCGCGCCTTCACCACCGGTGGTTACGCCGACCTGCGCCAGGTGCACGCCTGGAACCAGGACTTCGTGCGCAACTCGCCGGCCGGCCAGCGCTACGAGCAGCTCGCCCGGGAGATCGACAACGCCCTGGCGTTCATGAGCGCCTGTGGCGTGGTGCCGGAGGAGTTCAAGGCGGTCGAGTTCTTCTCCTCGCACGAGGCGCTGGTCCTCGACTACGAGACCGCGCTGACCCGCGTGGACTCGCGCACCGGCGAGCTGTACGACGTTTCCGGCCACATGGTGTGGATCGGCGAGCGTACCCGGCAGCTGGACCACGCGCACATCGAGTTCGCCTCGAAGATCCGCAACCC
The genomic region above belongs to Streptomyces sp. 1331.2 and contains:
- a CDS encoding class II 3-deoxy-7-phosphoheptulonate synthase, with translation MTATTETSRAAHSWQSLPAAQQPEWPDQEALRKTLAELASYPPLVFAGECDQLRARLGAVARGEAFLLQGGDCAEAFDGVSAEHIRNKLKTLLQMAAVLTYAASVPVVKVGRIAGQYSKPRSKSTETRDGVTLPVYRGDSVNGFEFTPESRIPDPERLKRMYNASAATLNLVRAFTTGGYADLRQVHAWNQDFVRNSPAGQRYEQLAREIDNALAFMSACGVVPEEFKAVEFFSSHEALVLDYETALTRVDSRTGELYDVSGHMVWIGERTRQLDHAHIEFASKIRNPIGVKLGPTTSVDEALALIEKLDPEREPGRLTFITRMGAGKIREHLPTLLEKVTASGAKPVWICDPMHGNTFEASSGHKTRRFDDVLDEVKGFFEVHRALGTHPGGIHVELTGDDVTECVGGGDEVLVDDLHQRYETACDPRLNRSQSLDLAFLVAEMYRGQ